One window of Pieris rapae chromosome 14, ilPieRapa1.1, whole genome shotgun sequence genomic DNA carries:
- the LOC111000272 gene encoding uncharacterized protein LOC111000272 — protein sequence MATENKTLTQLSVLLTNQEVNKALSKWFKEPTEFTHWEHVGEMGKGDSYLSDVYRIKIHGKSGGNSRHLQLIVKTIPKNICRRLTFRSHDFFRNEINFYLNVLPVLLKFQSNKQMTEPYENYTNVFLALTDGTHDVICLEDVSLQNYGNPTRQEGIDYEHCQLTVQVLAKFHALSFAMRDQKPEEFAKLSNVLPENYYDPTYWDWYEKFWKRLCITAIDAVEREYPNTVYVDKIKEFAIPERYLDMIQAVQDKTNGVISQGDCWTVNFLYKYENKQPIDAKMIDFQLARCASPVLDLSFAIYACTDQNLREKHYDALLKDYYDVLSKQISEMGSDPKKVYPWSTFMEEVKKYSYFGLAFSFESTPFIILAPEDAFKMDDITGDEKRNIEEFWPVTPIKTKAGRLREANNIVHCVDKGFI from the exons ATGGCAACAGAAAACAAAACTTTGACACAATTATCAGTATTGTTAACTAATCAAGAAGTTAATAAAGCACTATCAAAATGGTTTAAGGAACCCACAGAGTTTACTCATTGGGAg cATGTCGGAGAAATGGGAAAAGGTGATTCATATCTAAGTGATGTATATAGGATCAAAATACATGGAAAGTCAGGTGGCAACTCAAGACATCTGCAACTTATTGTTAAGACAAtcccaaaaaatatatgcagaCGACTAACATTCCGTTCTCATGACTTCTTcagaaatgaaattaatttttacctgAATGTATTACCAGTTTTACTAAAATTCCAgtctaataaacaaatgactgAACCATATGAAAATTACACAAATGTATTTCTAGCACTCACAGATGGAACACATGATGTTATCTGTCTAGAAGATGTATCTTTGCAGAATTATGGGAACCCAACACGACAAGAAGGCATTGATTATGAGCATTGCCAATTAACAGTTCAAGTGCTTGCTAAATTCCATGCACTGTCTTTTGCCATGCGTGATCAAAAACCTGAAGAATTTGCTAAACTGAGTAATGTATTACCTGAGAACTATTATGATCCTACATATTGGGATTGGTATGAAAAATTCTGGAAGCGTCTTTGCATTACAGCTATAGATGCAGTTGAGAGGGAATATCCAAACACTGTTTATGTTgacaaaattaaagaatttgcTATACCAGAGCGATATCTAGATATGATTCAAGCCGTACAagataaaacaaatggtgTCATATCACAAGGCGACTGCTGGACAGTTAATTTcttgtataaatatgaaaataaacaaccaATTGATGCGAAAATGATAGATTTTCAACTAGCAAGGTGCGCCAGCCCAGTTTTGGACCTATCATTTGCTATATACGCCTGCACTGACCAAAATTTAAGGGAAAAACACTATGATGCcttattaaaagattattatgATGTATTATCAAAGCAAATAAGTGAAATGGGAAGTGACCCAAAGAAAGTCTATCCTTGGAGCACATTTATGGAAGAAGTAAAGAAGTATTCATATTTTGGACTGGCATTTAGTTTTGAGTCCACACCATTTATAATTCTGGCACCTGAAGATGCTTTCAAAATGGATGATATCACg gGTGATGAGAAAAGGAACATTGAAGAATTTTGGCCCGTTACTCCAATAAAGACAAAGGCAGGTAGACTGAGAGAAGCTAACAACATTGTTCACTGCGTTgataaaggttttatataa